One Lytechinus variegatus isolate NC3 chromosome 11, Lvar_3.0, whole genome shotgun sequence DNA segment encodes these proteins:
- the LOC121424549 gene encoding sulfotransferase family cytosolic 1B member 1-like isoform X1, protein MATSNNIPDLEFEPDVLSSEVLRHRPVYEGVTFPPAVRIEALKELKTFQIRQDDIFIVTFPKSGNCSVLSSFSGLGTHWVNEIVSLLVAEGDLERVNRRTTLAHLEFALIDDVGKDGSRYCYMYKMLQKADSPRVISTHLPYRFLPEQMDEKKPKIIYVARNPKDVFTSWFHFRKRDPRFGDLPWEEYFNGAISGKYVYGSWFDHVLEYWNKREKGNVLFLKYEDIKMNARETVVSIAKHLNLTPSDDVIDRVVHSSSLDEMKKMYQRIKTDNQGPFNNHYGNAYGSNSYIRKGKIGDWRDHFSVAENEEFDRVFQEKMKDSGLTFAFE, encoded by the exons ATGGCGACAAGCAACAACATTCCTGATTTAGAATTTGAACCTGACGTTCTATCCAGCGAAGTCCTTCGACATCGGCCTGTGTACGAAGGTGTTACCTTCCCGCCAGCAGTAAGGATCGAAGCCCTCAAAGAACTCAAAACTTTCCAGATTCGACAAGATGATATCTTCATCGTTACTTTTCCTAAAAGTGGTAACTGTTCCGTGCTCTCGTCCTTTTCTGGTTTAG GTACCCACTGGGTGAATGAGATCGTCAGTCTCCTAGTAGCTGAAGGAGACTTAGAGAGGGTAAATAGACGCACAACTCTCGCTCATCTTGAGTTCGCTCTTATTGATGACGTAGGCAAGGATGGCTCCAGGTACTGTTACATGTACAAG ATGTTACAAAAGGCCGATTCCCCACGTGTCATTTCAACTCATCTACCATAtagattcctccctgaacagaTGGATGAGAAAAAACCAaag atcaTCTACGTCGCACGAAATCCAAAGGACGTGTTCACATCTTGGTTTCATTTCAGAAAACGTGACCCTCGGTTTGGAGACCTACCCTGGGAAGAATACTTTAATGGTGCAATATCGGGCAAAT atgtttaTGGATCATGGTTTGATCATGTCTTGGAGTACTGGAataagagggagaaaggaaatgttcttttcttgaaatatgAAGACATCAAAATG AACGCCCGAGAGACTGTTGTTTCCATCGCCAAGCATCTCAATCTAACCCCCAGTGATGACGTCATTGATAGAGTGGTCCATAGTAGTAGTTTAGATGAAATGAAGAAGATGTATCAACGAATCAAAACAGACAACCAAGGTCCTTTCAATAATCATTATGGGAACGCTTATGGATCCAACAGTTACATCAGGAAGG gAAAGATTGGAGATTGGAGGGATCATTTCTCAGTGGCGGAAAACGAGGAATTTGACCGAGTATTCCAGGAGAAAATGAAGGACAGTGGACTAACATTTGCATTTGAATAA
- the LOC121424549 gene encoding sulfotransferase family cytosolic 1B member 1-like isoform X2 — MATSNNIPDLEFEPDVLSSEVLRHRPVYEGVTFPPAVRIEALKELKTFQIRQDDIFIVTFPKSGTHWVNEIVSLLVAEGDLERVNRRTTLAHLEFALIDDVGKDGSRYCYMYKMLQKADSPRVISTHLPYRFLPEQMDEKKPKIIYVARNPKDVFTSWFHFRKRDPRFGDLPWEEYFNGAISGKYVYGSWFDHVLEYWNKREKGNVLFLKYEDIKMNARETVVSIAKHLNLTPSDDVIDRVVHSSSLDEMKKMYQRIKTDNQGPFNNHYGNAYGSNSYIRKGKIGDWRDHFSVAENEEFDRVFQEKMKDSGLTFAFE, encoded by the exons ATGGCGACAAGCAACAACATTCCTGATTTAGAATTTGAACCTGACGTTCTATCCAGCGAAGTCCTTCGACATCGGCCTGTGTACGAAGGTGTTACCTTCCCGCCAGCAGTAAGGATCGAAGCCCTCAAAGAACTCAAAACTTTCCAGATTCGACAAGATGATATCTTCATCGTTACTTTTCCTAAAAGTG GTACCCACTGGGTGAATGAGATCGTCAGTCTCCTAGTAGCTGAAGGAGACTTAGAGAGGGTAAATAGACGCACAACTCTCGCTCATCTTGAGTTCGCTCTTATTGATGACGTAGGCAAGGATGGCTCCAGGTACTGTTACATGTACAAG ATGTTACAAAAGGCCGATTCCCCACGTGTCATTTCAACTCATCTACCATAtagattcctccctgaacagaTGGATGAGAAAAAACCAaag atcaTCTACGTCGCACGAAATCCAAAGGACGTGTTCACATCTTGGTTTCATTTCAGAAAACGTGACCCTCGGTTTGGAGACCTACCCTGGGAAGAATACTTTAATGGTGCAATATCGGGCAAAT atgtttaTGGATCATGGTTTGATCATGTCTTGGAGTACTGGAataagagggagaaaggaaatgttcttttcttgaaatatgAAGACATCAAAATG AACGCCCGAGAGACTGTTGTTTCCATCGCCAAGCATCTCAATCTAACCCCCAGTGATGACGTCATTGATAGAGTGGTCCATAGTAGTAGTTTAGATGAAATGAAGAAGATGTATCAACGAATCAAAACAGACAACCAAGGTCCTTTCAATAATCATTATGGGAACGCTTATGGATCCAACAGTTACATCAGGAAGG gAAAGATTGGAGATTGGAGGGATCATTTCTCAGTGGCGGAAAACGAGGAATTTGACCGAGTATTCCAGGAGAAAATGAAGGACAGTGGACTAACATTTGCATTTGAATAA